One Drosophila santomea strain STO CAGO 1482 chromosome X, Prin_Dsan_1.1, whole genome shotgun sequence DNA segment encodes these proteins:
- the LOC120455826 gene encoding glucose dehydrogenase [FAD, quinone] has translation MATNKSLIFVGLCLAFVATWSKISAQTNNNVLFETINFLRRGQADVELENYDNNVILDSEYDFIVVGAGTAGCALAARLSENPKWRVLLLEAGGPERLVMDVPIVAHFLQLGEMNWKYRTQPSDHACLAMNNNRCNWPRGKVMGGSSVLNYMMYTRGNRRDYDRWEALGNPGWSFKDVLPYFKKYEGSSVPDAEEDYVGRNGPVKVSYVNWRSRIAEAFVDAAQQDGLKYRDYNGRIQNGVAFLHTTTRNSTRWSSNRAYLYPLKGKRRNLHVRKNALVTKVLIDPQTKTAYGIMVQTEGRMQKILARREVIVSAGAINTPQLLMLSGVGPAKHLREVGIKPVADLAVGYNLQDHTAPAVTFTTNATSLKFEDFSDPTLINRFNRMEGPYGSPGGCEAIAFWDLDHERDEDGWPDIELFLVGGSMSSNPAISRAFGLKKVIYDTLFAEIEDKSLNAFMIFPMILRPKSRGRIMLKSSDPFKYPLIHANYFAHPYDVDISVRGLLKAISLMEQRGMQAINAQLWEKKIPTCKQHPYKSWAYWACYVRHFTFTIYHYSGTAKMGPKSDRAAVVDHRLRVHGIKNLRVADASIMPEIMSGHPNGPVFMIAEKAADMIKQDHGFIQ, from the coding sequence AtggcaacaaacaaatcgcTGATATTTGTGGGCCTGTGCCTGGCATTTGTGGCCACATGGAGTAAAATCTCTGCGCAGACCAACAATAATGTCCTGTTCGAGACGATTAACTTTCTGCGACGCGGCCAGGCGGACGTGGAGCTGGAGAACTATGACAACAATGTGATCCTCGACAGCGAGTATGATTTTATTGTGGTTGGCGCCGGCACAGCTGGTTGTGCCCTGGCCGCTCGACTCTCCGAGAATCCCAAGTGGCGAGTGCTGCTCCTGGAGGCCGGTGGTCCCGAGCGACTGGTTATGGACGTGCCCATTGTGGCGCATTTCCTGCAGCTGGGCGAGATGAACTGGAAGTACAGGACACAGCCCTCGGATCACGCCTGCCTGGCGATGAACAACAATCGCTGCAATTGGCCCAGGGGCAAGGTGATGGGCGGCAGTTCGGTGCTCAACTACATGATGTACACCCGCGGCAATCGCAGGGATTACGATCGCTGGGAGGCACTGGGCAATCCCGGCTGGAGTTTCAAGGATGTGCTGCCGTACTTTAAGAAATACGAGGGCAGCAGTGTGCCGGATGCTGAGGAGGATTATGTGGGTCGCAATGGGCCGGTGAAGGTCAGCTATGTGAACTGGCGTTCGAGGATCGCCGAAGCCTTTGTCGATGCTGCCCAGCAGGATGGCCTGAAGTACAGGGACTACAACGGACGCATTCAGAATGGTGTGGCCTTCCTGCACACCACCACACGCAATTCCACACGATGGAGCTCCAATCGTGCCTATCTGTATCCGCTGAAGGGCAAGCGCCGCAATTTGCATGTGCGAAAGAATGCGCTGGTGACCAAGGTACTGATCGATCCGCAAACCAAGACGGCCTATGGCATTATGGTTCAGACCGAGGGACGCATGCAGAAGATCCTGGCCAGACGGGAGGTGATTGTCTCCGCCGGCGCCATCAATACACCGCAACTGCTGATGCTGTCGGGAGTGGGACCAGCGAAACATCTTCGCGAGGTGGGCATTAAGCCAGTGGCCGATCTGGCAGTGGGTTACAATCTGCAGGATCACACGGCGCCGGCGGTTACGTTTACCACCAATGCCACCTCTTTGAAATTCGAGGACTTCTCCGATCCCACGCTGATTAACCGATTCAATAGGATGGAAGGACCATATGGATCACCCGGTGGCTGTGAGGCGATTGCCTTCTGGGATCTGGATCACGAACGCGACGAGGATGGCTGGCCAGATATTGAGCTCTTCCTGGTGGGCGGTTCCATGTCCTCCAATCCGGCCATCTCGCGTGCCTTCGGCCTGAAGAAGGTCATCTACGATACACTGTTTGCCGAGATCGAGGACAAATCACTGAATGCCTTCATGATCTTCCCCATGATATTGCGCCCAAAGAGTCGCGGTCGCATCATGCTAAAGAGCAGTGATCCCTTCAAGTATCCCCTGATCCATGCCAATTACTTTGCCCATCCCTACGATGTGGATATCTCGGTGCGGGGTCTACTGAAGGCCATCAGTCTGATGGAACAACGTGGCATGCAGGCGATTAATGCCCAGTTGTGGGAGAAGAAGATACCCACATGCAAGCAGCATCCCTACAAGAGTTGGGCCTACTGGGCCTGCTATGTGCGGCACTTCACGTTCACCATTTACCATTATTCCGGCACCGCCAAAATGGGTCCCAAATCCGATCGTGCTGCCGTGGTGGATCATCGACTCCGTGTGCATGGCATCAAGAATCTCCGGGTCGCAGATGCCAGCATTATGCCCGAAATCATGTCCGGCCATCCGAATGGACCCGTCTTCATGATCGCCGAGAAGGCGGCTGATATGATCAAACAGGATCATGGTTTTATCCAGTGA
- the LOC120455825 gene encoding glucose dehydrogenase [FAD, quinone] has protein sequence MMSLPWNHIAALLVLPLLLEYSMVLSQTDTGNALNDMLEIYRRGQAQLDLENLDEGQDLLAKYDFIVVGAGTAGCALAARLSENPRWRVLLLEAGGPENYAMDIPIVAHLLQLGEVNWKYRTEPSNSYCLAMNNNRCNWPRGKVMGGSSVLNYMMYTRGNRRDYDRWARLGNPGWSYDEILPYFRKYEGSAVPDADESLVGRNGPVKVSYSETRTRIAEAFVHASQDAGLPRGDYNGEHQIRVSYLQANIYNETRWSSNRAYLYPIKGKRTNLHIKKNALVTKILIEPQKKTAFGIIAKIDGKLQKIVARKEVIISAGAINTPQLLMLSGVGPAKHLREMGIKPLADLAVGYNLQDHIAPAISILCNESSLQISEMFGSEAMADFLKGRGVLRIPGGVEAISFYALDDTRNPDGWADMELFMVGGGLQTNLALRLALGIQSSIYETMFGELERQSANGFMIFPMILRAKSRGRIKLKSRNPEEHPLIYANYFANPYDLNITVRGIEKAVSLLQMPAFKAIGARLFEKRIPNCAKYKWKSSAYWACYARHFTFTIYHYSGTAKMGPRSDPSAVVDARLRVHGIDKLRVVDASIMPYLISGHPNGPVYLIAEKAADMIKEDHNSV, from the coding sequence ATGATGTCTCTGCCATGGAATCACATCGCAGCCCTTCTTGTCTTGCCTTTGCTATTGGAGTACTCAATGGTGCTTAGCCAGACGGACACTGGCAATGCGCTGAACGATATGCTCGAGATCTATCGTCGCGGTCAGGCGCAATTGGATCTGGAGAATCTGGACGAGGGTCAGGATCTATTGGCGAAATATGATTTCATTGTGGTTGGTGCCGGCACAGCTGGTTGTGCCCTAGCCGCACGACTCTCGGAGAATCCACGGTGGCGTGTACTGCTCCTGGAGGCCGGTGGTCCCGAGAACTATGCCATGGACATACCCATTGTGGCGCATCTCCTGCAGCTGGGCGAAGTCAACTGGAAGTACAGGACGGAGCCATCGAATAGCTATTGCCTGGCGATGAACAACAATCGCTGCAATTGGCCCAGGGGCAAGGTGATGGGCGGCAGTTCGGTGCTCAACTACATGATGTACACCCGCGGCAATCGCAGGGATTACGATCGCTGGGCACGTCTGGGTAATCCCGGCTGGAGTTACGATGAGATATTGCCCTATTTCAGGAAGTACGAGGGCAGCGCGGTGCCGGATGCCGATGAGAGTCTGGTGGGACGCAATGGTCCGGTGAAGGTGAGCTACTCGGAGACGCGGACTCGGATCGCCGAGGCCTTTGTGCACGCCTCCCAGGATGCAGGATTGCCGCGTGGTGACTACAATGGAGAGCACCAGATTCGTGTGTCCTATCTGCAGGCGAATATCTACAATGAGACCCGTTGGAGCTCCAATCGAGCGTATCTGTATCCCATCAAAGGCAAGCGCACGAATCTGCACATAAAAAAGAACGCCTTGGTTACCAAGATCTTGATTGAACCGCAGAAGAAAACGGCGTTCGGTATCATTGCCAAAATCGATGGCAAACTGCAGAAGATTGTGGCCAGAAAGGAGGTCATCATATCGGCGGGCGCCATCAATACACCGCAACTGCTGATGCTCTCCGGCGTGGGACCCGCCAAACATCTGCGTGAGATGGGCATAAAGCCACTGGCCGATCTGGCCGTGGGCTATAACCTGCAGGATCACATTGCGCCGGCTATCAGCATCCTGTGCAACGAGAGCTCGCTGCAAATTAGCGAGATGTTCGGCTCGGAGGCAATGGCTGATTTCTTGAAGGGACGCGGAGTGTTACGCATACCGGGTGGTGTGGAGGCCATATCATTTTATGCTCTGGACGATACACGTAATCCCGATGGTTGGGCCGACATGGAACTCTTTATGGTGGGCGGTGGTTTGCAAACGAATTTGGCGCTACGTCTCGCATTGGGCATCCAATCGAGTATCTATGAGACCATGTTTGGCGAACTGGAACGCCAGAGTGCCAATGGCTTCATGATATTCCCCATGATACTGCGCGCCAAGAGTCGCGGACGCATTAAGCTAAAGAGTCGCAATCCCGAGGAGCATCCACTTATCTATGCCAACTACTTTGCCAATCCCTATGACTTGAACATCACAGTTCGGGGTATCGAAAAGGCAGTTAGTTTACTGCAAATGCCCGCATTTAAGGCAATTGGTGCGCGTTTATTCGAGAAGAGGATACCCAACTGTGCCAAATACAAATGGAAGAGCAGCGCCTATTGGGCGTGCTATGCGCGACACTTCACCTTCACCATTTATCACTATTCGGGTACGGCCAAGATGGGTCCTCGATCGGATCCCTCGGCGGTGGTGGATGCCCGACTGCGGGTCCATGGCATCGATAAGCTCCGGGTTGTGGATGCCAGCATTATGCCCTATTTGATCTCGGGCCATCCCAATGGACCGGTCTATCTAATAGCTGAAAAGGCAGCCGACATGATCAAGGAGGATCACAACTCTGTATAA
- the LOC120455831 gene encoding uncharacterized protein LOC120455831 produces the protein MHRPAVKERSPRITIYPKGSPPSGIFSSSTSSDSEPSCSTKYLNNVQINRNIIETSSVHYRIPGLSENGYDGDTDEVGDDEGDDTTITNLPNCSPSSSIPLNNYVLPESIPSHRFGGFLHVLCRSLYRSLARMATGVGLRHQHTAWYKNCWQSPGSKPKSVHLMDSSAPRLIAKIPPKSQNSESSTTM, from the coding sequence ATGCACAGACCAGCTGTAAAGGAACGTAGTCCTAGGATTACAATCTATCCTAAAGGTTCACCTCCatctggaatattttcaagtTCGACGAGTTCCGACAGCGAGCCAAGTTGTtccacaaaatatttaaataatgtgcaaatcaatagaaacATAATTGAAACTTCGAGTGTCCATTATCGAATTCCCGGTCTTTCTGAAAATGGATACGATGGGGATACCGATGAAGTTGGCGATGATGAAGGGGATGATACCACAATTACAAACCTGCCGAATTGTAGCCCATCAAGCTCAATTCCTTTGAACAACTATGTGCTCCCAGAATCGATTCCATCCCATAGATTTGGTGGATTTCTACATGTACTCTGCCGCAGTTTGTATCGCTCTTTGGCCAGGATGGCCACTGGAGTTGGATTGAGACATCAGCACACTGCCTGGTACAAGAACTGCTGGCAAAGTCCTGGTTCCAAGCCAAAAAGTGTCCATCTTATGGATTCATCTGCGCCCAGATTGATTGCGAAGATCCCGCCAAAATCGCAAAACAGCGAGAGTTCAACAACGATGTGA
- the LOC120455817 gene encoding glucose dehydrogenase [FAD, quinone]: MVLNLLFITTVIKSTFGVVTTGLWLIPLMLAAITYYRYDAVDPESRPLDQLNLYPEYDFIVVGSGSAGAVVANRLSEVRKWKVLLIEAGPDENEISDVPSLAAYLQLSKLDWAYKTEPSTKACLGMQNNRCNWPRGRVLGGSSVLNYMLYVRGNRNDYDHWASLGNPGWDYDHVLRYFKKSEDNRNPYLANNKYHSRGGLLTVQESPWHSPLVAAFVEAGTQIGYDNRDINGAKQAGFMIAQGTIRRGSRCSTAKAFLRPIRSRKNFHLSMNAHVTRIIIEPGTMRAQAVEFVKHGKVYRIAARREVILSAGAINTPQLMMLSGLGPRKHLEKHGIRVLQDLPVGENMQDHVGMGGLTFLVDKPVAIVQDRFNPTAVTFQYVLRERGPMTTLGGVEGLAFVHTPYSNRSLDWPDIQFHMAPASINSDNGARVKKVLGLKESVYQEVYHPIANKDSWTIMPLLLRPRSRGSVKLRSANPFHYPLINANYFDDPLDAKTLVEGAKIALRVAEAQVFKQFGSRLWRKPLPNCKQHKFLSDAYLECHVRTISMTIYHPCGTAKMGPAWDPEAVVDPRLRVYGVRGLRVIDASIMPTISSGNTNAPVIMIAEKGADLIKEDWLTNPEYKVKRQANSVRDPEPAGSDIQGISTLPRNISQSDSSNISDRSNMESNFSNSSHINHINLGSSSSSNSNSSNIDSSSNFTLNYVDS, from the coding sequence ATGGTGCTTAATCTGCTGTTCATAACCACCGTGATCAAGTCCACATTTGGTGTGGTGACCACCGGACTCTGGCTAATCCCACTGATGCTGGCCGCCATCACATACTATCGCTATGATGCCGTGGATCCCGAATCGAGGCCCCTGGATCAATTGAATCTGTATCCAGAGTACGATTTCATAGTGGTGGGCAGTGGTTCGGCCGGAGCTGTGGTGGCGAATCGATTGAGCGAGGTGAGGAAATGGAAAGTGCTGCTGATCGAAGCCGGTCCAGATGAAAACGAGATCTCCGATGTGCCATCGCTGGCGGCCTATTTGCAATTGAGCAAACTGGATTGGGCCTACAAGACGGAGCCCTCGACAAAGGCGTGCTTGGGTATGCAAAACAATCGCTGCAATTGGCCAAGAGGACGAGTTTTGGGCGGCAGTTCGGTGCTGAACTATATGCTCTATGTGCGTGGCAATCGCAACGATTACGATCACTGGGCATCGTTGGGCAATCCTGGCTGGGATTACGATCATGTGCTGCGCTACTTCAAGAAATCGGAGGATAATCGTAATCCCTATTTGGCCAACAATAAGTATCATAGTCGCGGCGGACTGCTAACCGTTCAGGAGTCACCGTGGCATTCACCTTTGGTGGCCGCCTTTGTGGAGGCCGGCACTCAGATTGGCTATGATAATCGCGACATTAATGGCGCCAAACAGGCGGGCTTTATGATTGCCCAAGGAACGATACGTCGTGGTTCGAGATGTTCCACAGCGAAGGCATTCCTGCGACCCATACGCTCGCGTAAGAATTTCCATCTGTCGATGAACGCCCATGTGACCAGGATTATCATCGAACCGGGTACCATGAGGGCACAGGCCGTGGAGTTTGTGAAACATGGCAAGGTGTATAGGATAGCGGCCAGACGGGAGGTTATCCTGTCAGCCGGTGCCATCAATACGCCACAGTTGATGATGCTATCCGGTTTGGGACCACGAAAACATCTGGAAAAGCACGGCATTCGTGTGTTGCAAGATCTGCCCGTTGGCGAGAATATGCAGGATCATGTGGGAATGGGCGGACTCACTTTCCTGGTGGATAAACCCGTGGCCATTGTGCAGGATCGCTTTAATCCCACAGCCGTCACCTTTCAGTATGTGTTGCGTGAACGCGGACCGATGACCACATTGGGTGGCGTCGAGGGTCTGGCCTTTGTGCACACACCCTACTCCAATCGCAGTCTCGACTGGCCGGATATTCAATTCCATATGGCACCGGCATCCATTAACTCAGACAATGGAGCCAGAGTGAAGAAGGTGTTGGGCCTGAAGGAATCGGTGTACCAAGAGGTCTACCATCCCATAGCCAACAAGGATAGTTGGACGATAATGCCACTGCTCTTGAGGCCAAGATCGCGGGGTTCTGTGAAATTACGTTCGGCGAATCCCTTTCACTATCCCCTCATCAATGCCAACTACTTTGACGATCCCTTGGATGCCAAAACTTTGGTGGAAGGAGCCAAGATAGCACTTCGCGTAGCTGAGGCTCAGGTTTTCAAGCAATTCGGTTCGAGATTGTGGCGCAAACCGCTGCCCAATTGCAAACAGCACAAATTCCTATCCGATGCCTATTTGGAGTGCCATGTGCGCACCATATCGATGACCATCTACCATCCATGTGGCACTGCGAAAATGGGACCCGCCTGGGATCCCGAGGCTGTAGTCGATCCTCGCCTGAGGGTCTATGGCGTTCGTGGACTCAGGGTGATTGATGCCAGCATTATGCCAACGATTAGTAGTGGGAATACCAATGCACCGGTCATAATGATAGCTGAAAAGGGTGCGGATCTCATCAAGGAAGATTGGCTCACGAATCCCGAGTACAAAGTGAAGCGGCAGGCCAACAGCGTTAGAGATCCAGAGCCAGCTGGTAGTGACATTCAGGGCATCAGCACATTGCCCAGAAACATCAGCCAaagcgacagcagcaacatcagtgACAGGAGCAACATGGAGAGCAACttcagcaacagcagtcaCATCAACCACATCAATTtaggcagcagcagcagcagcaacagcaacagcagcaacattgacagcagcagcaacttcacACTCAACTACGTGGATAGTTAG